From one Bacteroidota bacterium genomic stretch:
- the tsaE gene encoding tRNA (adenosine(37)-N6)-threonylcarbamoyltransferase complex ATPase subunit type 1 TsaE has translation MRFVREIASLNELDSVAGEILEKASDYKIFCFHGEMGAGKTTLIKSICRKLGVNDEVQSPTFSIVNEYVDRTKNPVYHFDFYRLKNEEEAYDLGYEHYFFSGYFCLIEWPEKVKDLLNLKKADIFIELMAEKRQITVEYD, from the coding sequence ATGAGGTTTGTCCGGGAAATCGCTTCGTTGAATGAATTAGATAGTGTTGCCGGTGAAATTCTGGAAAAAGCTTCAGACTATAAGATATTTTGTTTTCATGGGGAGATGGGCGCCGGAAAAACGACATTGATTAAGTCAATTTGTCGAAAACTTGGTGTGAATGATGAAGTGCAAAGCCCCACCTTTTCTATTGTTAATGAGTACGTAGACCGTACTAAAAATCCGGTTTATCATTTTGATTTCTATCGGTTGAAAAATGAAGAAGAAGCTTATGATTTGGGGTACGAACATTACTTCTTTTCCGGTTACTTTTGTCTTATTGAATGGCCTGAAAAAGTGAAGGACTTGTTAAATTTGAAAAAAGCAGATATTTTTATAGAGTTAATGGCTGAGAAAAGGCAAATAACAGTTGAATATGACTAA
- a CDS encoding alanine dehydrogenase — protein MTKGISGMSALAQQGILLPQESVLEVAKLRKELFIGIPKEISFQENRVPLVPEAVAVLTNNGHRVLIEAGAGIAANFTDSDYSEAGAQIGYSSEEIFKADLILKIAPPSLAELEYFKDKQSLMSILQVGMQPEGYIHRLGSKKLTALAFEYLKDETSVYPVIQAMSEIVGSAAILIASELMSNTVGGKGELLGGVPGIPPTEVVIIGAGTVSEYAARAAMGLGANVKIFDNSVYKLRRIQRNLGSRVYTSTINPVTLLKALKTCDVAIGAILSKEGRSPIVVTEEMVSEMSFGSVIIDVSIDQGGCFETSEVTNHSHPVFKKYGVTHYCVPNIASRVSRTASYALSNIFTPILLSMGEEGGMDALLWKDAHVRSAAYLYRGAVTNRYVSDFCRLPFRDLNLLMATRI, from the coding sequence ATGACTAAGGGTATAAGCGGAATGTCTGCATTGGCACAGCAAGGGATATTACTTCCTCAGGAGAGTGTTTTGGAAGTAGCAAAGCTTCGTAAAGAATTATTTATCGGAATTCCCAAAGAAATTTCTTTTCAGGAGAATAGGGTGCCATTAGTACCGGAAGCAGTAGCTGTTTTAACCAATAATGGACATCGGGTGCTGATAGAAGCCGGAGCGGGCATTGCAGCCAATTTTACAGATTCAGATTATAGCGAGGCCGGAGCGCAAATCGGATATTCTTCGGAAGAAATTTTTAAAGCAGATCTGATATTAAAGATTGCACCTCCTTCATTAGCTGAATTGGAGTATTTTAAAGATAAGCAATCGCTGATGTCTATTTTGCAAGTAGGCATGCAGCCGGAAGGATATATTCATCGACTTGGTTCTAAGAAATTGACTGCTTTGGCTTTTGAATATTTGAAGGATGAAACGTCAGTTTACCCTGTTATTCAGGCCATGAGTGAAATTGTAGGCAGTGCTGCTATACTGATTGCTTCTGAATTGATGAGTAACACCGTCGGTGGAAAAGGTGAATTATTAGGCGGAGTGCCCGGTATACCTCCCACCGAAGTAGTTATTATAGGTGCCGGTACCGTGAGCGAATATGCCGCAAGAGCCGCTATGGGTTTGGGTGCAAATGTTAAGATTTTCGACAATTCAGTATATAAACTCCGTCGTATTCAAAGAAATTTAGGCAGCCGGGTATATACTTCTACAATAAATCCGGTGACACTTCTTAAAGCATTAAAGACTTGCGACGTGGCCATTGGTGCTATTCTATCAAAAGAAGGTCGCTCTCCGATTGTAGTAACGGAGGAAATGGTTTCAGAAATGAGTTTTGGTTCTGTAATAATTGATGTGAGTATTGATCAGGGCGGATGTTTTGAAACTTCAGAAGTGACGAATCATTCCCATCCTGTATTTAAAAAGTACGGAGTAACTCATTATTGCGTTCCAAATATCGCAAGCCGTGTTTCCAGAACTGCTTCTTATGCACTCAGCAATATTTTTACACCCATTTTATTGAGTATGGGAGAAGAAGGCGGCATGGATGCATTGCTCTGGAAAGATGCCCATGTTCGCTCAGCAGCCTATCTCTACCGTGGGGCTGTGACCAATAGGTATGTTTCCGATTTTTGCAGGTTGCCATTTCGTGATTTGAATCTTTTGATGGCAACCAGAATATGA